The Pogona vitticeps strain Pit_001003342236 chromosome 3, PviZW2.1, whole genome shotgun sequence genome includes a window with the following:
- the SIK1 gene encoding serine/threonine-protein kinase SIK1 isoform X1, translating into MVIMSDYTTVPTSSQSHQRPLRVGFYDIEKTLGKGNFAVVKLARHRVTKTQVAIKIIDKTRLDPSNLKKIYREVQIMKLLNHPHIIKLYQVMETKDMLYIVTEFAKNGEMFEHLTSHGHLSESEARKKFWQILSAVEYCHGHHIVHRDLKTENLLLDANMNIKLADFGFGNFYKSGEPLSTWCGSPPYAAPEVFEGKEYEGPHLDIWSLGVVLYVLVCGSLPFDGPNLPSLRQRVLEGRFRIPYFMSQDCETLIRRMLVVDPTKRITIAQIKQHKWMQADLSLLQQQQQPLSFCMQNYNSNLGDYNEQVLGIMHTLGIDRQRTVESLQNSSYNHFAAIYYLLLERLKEYRNNQLSNRPTSGRQQRPRSSDFSTIELPQEGLANETLRSSLLYQQPQSLIHLPLQAEMDCDINNPLQPLFFPVDPNFNSLFRNRSISPNSLLETTISEEVRQDKELEEEIKAFNPVRPSINTSRRHTLAEVTTHFYQCSPPCIVISSSTSNTEGTSSDSCLTSSANDGSVTLSNCLEDQMMLGHPAAARVTSSFLTSHSDAPVLQAQGCIGGASLLPVSFQEGRRASDTSLTQGLKAFRQQLRKNARAKGFLGLNKIKGFARQVCQSSSARIARNGMGPFQHSQQNACMYSCGGSGSSGCGSTGGSSRESRNLLEEVLQQQRMLQLQHHQPACHQSSQVSQPHTVPLSDATGSKVANSPLLSDLQSETSLEVAFRNTQFLQPHLFGVGVSPVNSAAHLLDTRLHISSNGSPIAPMFSQQNGFTVQSPSFEAVTLLQHGDCEMEDLTSTQMGKFVLVK; encoded by the exons ATGGTGATCATGTCAGATTATACAACTGTGCCCACCTCAAGCCAGAGCCATCAAAGGCCTCTTCGGGTCGGATTCTATGATATTGAGAAGACCTTGGGAAAAGGCAATTTTGCCGTGGTGAAACTGGCCAGGCACAGAGTAACCAAAACGCAG GTTGCAATAAAAATTATAGACAAAACACGGTTAGATCCAAGCAATCTGAAGAAAATCTATAGAGAGGTTCAGATAATGAAGCTTTTGAATCACCCCCACATTATCAAACTCTATCAG GTTATGGAAACAAAAGATATGCTTTATATAGTAACAGAATTTGCAAAAAATGGAGAAATGTTTG AGCACTTGACTTCTCATGGGCACCTGAGTGAAAGTGAAGCTCGGAAGAAGTTCTGGCAGATCCTTTCAGCTGTAGAATATTGCCATGGTCATCACATAGTGCACAGAGACCTTAAAACAGAAAACTTGCTGTTAGATGCTAACATGAACATCAAGCTCGCAG ATTTTGGATTTGGAAATTTCTACAAATCTGGTGAACCCCTATCCACATGGTGTGGAAGTCCCCCTTACGCGGCTCCAGAAGTTTTTGAAGGAAAAGAATATGAAGGTCCTCACCTTGATATATGG AGTCTTGGTGTGGTGCTGTATGTTCTTGTCTGTGGCTCTCTCCCGTTTGATGGACCCAATTTACCATCTCTGAGACAAAGAGTGCTTGAAGGACGATTCCGTATTCCCTACTTCATGTCCCAAG ACTGTGAAACTCTCATTCGACGGATGCTGGTTGTGGATCCcacaaaacgaatcaccattgcCCAGATAAAGCAGCACAAGTGGATGCAAGCAGACCTTTctctgctgcagcagcagcagcagcctttgtCATTTTGCATGCAAAACTACAACTCTAACCTGGGAGACTACAATGAACAAGTCCTTGGGATCATGCATACTCTTGGCATTGACCGGCAGAGAACCGTTGAG TCTTTACAAAACAGCAGCTACAACCATTTTGCTGCAATCTATTACCTTCTCCTGGAGCGGCTCAAGGAATACCGAAACAATCAGTTGTCAAACCGCCCAACAAGCGGCCGACAGCAAAGGCCAAGAAGCTCTGACTTTAGCACCATCGAA CTGCCTCAGGAAGGTCTTGCCAATGAGACCTTGAGATCATCTCTGCTGTACCAGCAGCCTCAGAGTCTGATTCATTTGCCCTTGCAGGCAGAGATGGATTGTGATATAAACAACCCGCTACAG CCTCTCTTCTTTCCTGTGGATCCAAACTTCAATAGCCTTTTTAGGAATCGCTCGATCTCACCAAACAGCCTCCTCGAAACTACAATCAGTGAGGAAGTCAGGCAGGATAAGGAACTGGAAGAGGAGATCAAAGCCTTCAACCCAGTGCGTCCCTCTATCAATACAAGTCGAAGGCACACACTGGCTGAAGTCACCACACATTTTTATCAGTGTTCCCCACCAT GTATAGTCATTTCCTCTTCCACAAGCAACACAGAAGGAACCAGTTCTGACAGCTGTCTCACTTCGTCAGCAAATGATGGCTCTGTGACACTGAGCAACTGTTTGGAAGATCAGATGATGCTTGGTCATCCAGCTGCAGCCAGAGTTACATCATCATTCCTGACTTCCCATTCAGATGCACCGGTATTGCAGGCTCAGGGCTGCATAGGTGGTGCTTCTCTGTTGCCTGTCAGCTTTCAAGAAGGAAGGAGAGCATCTGATACCTCATTAACACAGG GCTTGAAGGCGTTTAGACAGCAGCTCCGGAAGAATGCAAGAGCCAAAGGTTTTCTGGGACTGAACAAAATCAAAGGGTTTGCTCGCCAGGTGTGCCAGTCCTCCTCTGCTAGGATCGCACGGAATGGCATGGGTCCTTTCCAGCATTCTCAGCAAAATGCCTGCATGTACAGCTGCGGAGGAAGTGGTAGCAGTGGCTGCGGCAGCACGGGTGGAAGCAGCAGAGAGAGCAGGAACTTGCTTGAAGAGGTGCTTCAACAACAGAG aatGCTCCAGTTACAACATCACCAGCCAGCCTGTCACCAATCTTCTCAGGTGTCTCAGCCGCACACCGTCCCCTTGTCTGACGCTACCGGCAGCAAAGTGGCCAATTCCCCACTCCTCTCTGACCTGCAGAGTGAGACCTCATTAGAGGTGGCTTTCCGTAACACCCAGTTCCTTCAGCCTCATCTTTTTGGGGTTGGTGTGTCTCCAGTCAATTCAGCTGCTCATCTTCTAGACACCCGCCTGCACATCAGCAGCAATGGGTCTCCCATTGCCCCCATGTTTTCTCAGCAGAATGGCTTTACGGTGCAGTCTCCAAGCTTTGAGGCAGTCACTTTGTTGCAGCATGGGGACTGTGAAATGGAGGACCTTACTTCCACACAGATGGGGAAATTTGTCCTAGTCAAATAA
- the SIK1 gene encoding serine/threonine-protein kinase SIK1 isoform X2, whose product MVIMSDYTTVPTSSQSHQRPLRVGFYDIEKTLGKGNFAVVKLARHRVTKTQVAIKIIDKTRLDPSNLKKIYREVQIMKLLNHPHIIKLYQVMETKDMLYIVTEFAKNGEMFEHLTSHGHLSESEARKKFWQILSAVEYCHGHHIVHRDLKTENLLLDANMNIKLADFGFGNFYKSGEPLSTWCGSPPYAAPEVFEGKEYEGPHLDIWSLGVVLYVLVCGSLPFDGPNLPSLRQRVLEGRFRIPYFMSQDCETLIRRMLVVDPTKRITIAQIKQHKWMQADLSLLQQQQQPLSFCMQNYNSNLGDYNEQVLGIMHTLGIDRQRTVESLQNSSYNHFAAIYYLLLERLKEYRNNQLSNRPTSGRQQRPRSSDFSTIEPLFFPVDPNFNSLFRNRSISPNSLLETTISEEVRQDKELEEEIKAFNPVRPSINTSRRHTLAEVTTHFYQCSPPCIVISSSTSNTEGTSSDSCLTSSANDGSVTLSNCLEDQMMLGHPAAARVTSSFLTSHSDAPVLQAQGCIGGASLLPVSFQEGRRASDTSLTQGLKAFRQQLRKNARAKGFLGLNKIKGFARQVCQSSSARIARNGMGPFQHSQQNACMYSCGGSGSSGCGSTGGSSRESRNLLEEVLQQQRMLQLQHHQPACHQSSQVSQPHTVPLSDATGSKVANSPLLSDLQSETSLEVAFRNTQFLQPHLFGVGVSPVNSAAHLLDTRLHISSNGSPIAPMFSQQNGFTVQSPSFEAVTLLQHGDCEMEDLTSTQMGKFVLVK is encoded by the exons ATGGTGATCATGTCAGATTATACAACTGTGCCCACCTCAAGCCAGAGCCATCAAAGGCCTCTTCGGGTCGGATTCTATGATATTGAGAAGACCTTGGGAAAAGGCAATTTTGCCGTGGTGAAACTGGCCAGGCACAGAGTAACCAAAACGCAG GTTGCAATAAAAATTATAGACAAAACACGGTTAGATCCAAGCAATCTGAAGAAAATCTATAGAGAGGTTCAGATAATGAAGCTTTTGAATCACCCCCACATTATCAAACTCTATCAG GTTATGGAAACAAAAGATATGCTTTATATAGTAACAGAATTTGCAAAAAATGGAGAAATGTTTG AGCACTTGACTTCTCATGGGCACCTGAGTGAAAGTGAAGCTCGGAAGAAGTTCTGGCAGATCCTTTCAGCTGTAGAATATTGCCATGGTCATCACATAGTGCACAGAGACCTTAAAACAGAAAACTTGCTGTTAGATGCTAACATGAACATCAAGCTCGCAG ATTTTGGATTTGGAAATTTCTACAAATCTGGTGAACCCCTATCCACATGGTGTGGAAGTCCCCCTTACGCGGCTCCAGAAGTTTTTGAAGGAAAAGAATATGAAGGTCCTCACCTTGATATATGG AGTCTTGGTGTGGTGCTGTATGTTCTTGTCTGTGGCTCTCTCCCGTTTGATGGACCCAATTTACCATCTCTGAGACAAAGAGTGCTTGAAGGACGATTCCGTATTCCCTACTTCATGTCCCAAG ACTGTGAAACTCTCATTCGACGGATGCTGGTTGTGGATCCcacaaaacgaatcaccattgcCCAGATAAAGCAGCACAAGTGGATGCAAGCAGACCTTTctctgctgcagcagcagcagcagcctttgtCATTTTGCATGCAAAACTACAACTCTAACCTGGGAGACTACAATGAACAAGTCCTTGGGATCATGCATACTCTTGGCATTGACCGGCAGAGAACCGTTGAG TCTTTACAAAACAGCAGCTACAACCATTTTGCTGCAATCTATTACCTTCTCCTGGAGCGGCTCAAGGAATACCGAAACAATCAGTTGTCAAACCGCCCAACAAGCGGCCGACAGCAAAGGCCAAGAAGCTCTGACTTTAGCACCATCGAA CCTCTCTTCTTTCCTGTGGATCCAAACTTCAATAGCCTTTTTAGGAATCGCTCGATCTCACCAAACAGCCTCCTCGAAACTACAATCAGTGAGGAAGTCAGGCAGGATAAGGAACTGGAAGAGGAGATCAAAGCCTTCAACCCAGTGCGTCCCTCTATCAATACAAGTCGAAGGCACACACTGGCTGAAGTCACCACACATTTTTATCAGTGTTCCCCACCAT GTATAGTCATTTCCTCTTCCACAAGCAACACAGAAGGAACCAGTTCTGACAGCTGTCTCACTTCGTCAGCAAATGATGGCTCTGTGACACTGAGCAACTGTTTGGAAGATCAGATGATGCTTGGTCATCCAGCTGCAGCCAGAGTTACATCATCATTCCTGACTTCCCATTCAGATGCACCGGTATTGCAGGCTCAGGGCTGCATAGGTGGTGCTTCTCTGTTGCCTGTCAGCTTTCAAGAAGGAAGGAGAGCATCTGATACCTCATTAACACAGG GCTTGAAGGCGTTTAGACAGCAGCTCCGGAAGAATGCAAGAGCCAAAGGTTTTCTGGGACTGAACAAAATCAAAGGGTTTGCTCGCCAGGTGTGCCAGTCCTCCTCTGCTAGGATCGCACGGAATGGCATGGGTCCTTTCCAGCATTCTCAGCAAAATGCCTGCATGTACAGCTGCGGAGGAAGTGGTAGCAGTGGCTGCGGCAGCACGGGTGGAAGCAGCAGAGAGAGCAGGAACTTGCTTGAAGAGGTGCTTCAACAACAGAG aatGCTCCAGTTACAACATCACCAGCCAGCCTGTCACCAATCTTCTCAGGTGTCTCAGCCGCACACCGTCCCCTTGTCTGACGCTACCGGCAGCAAAGTGGCCAATTCCCCACTCCTCTCTGACCTGCAGAGTGAGACCTCATTAGAGGTGGCTTTCCGTAACACCCAGTTCCTTCAGCCTCATCTTTTTGGGGTTGGTGTGTCTCCAGTCAATTCAGCTGCTCATCTTCTAGACACCCGCCTGCACATCAGCAGCAATGGGTCTCCCATTGCCCCCATGTTTTCTCAGCAGAATGGCTTTACGGTGCAGTCTCCAAGCTTTGAGGCAGTCACTTTGTTGCAGCATGGGGACTGTGAAATGGAGGACCTTACTTCCACACAGATGGGGAAATTTGTCCTAGTCAAATAA